In Calypte anna isolate BGI_N300 chromosome 28, bCalAnn1_v1.p, whole genome shotgun sequence, a single window of DNA contains:
- the PDE4C gene encoding cAMP-specific 3',5'-cyclic phosphodiesterase 4C isoform X6, which yields MSRNSSIASDLHGEDMIVTPFAQVLASLRTVRSNLTHLQDRSGSKRASSSSLPSGSKASLAAEDAHQKLSRETLEELDWCLEQLETLQTRHSVSEMASNKFKRMLSRELTHLSETSRSGNQVSEYISSTFLDKQHEVELPSALAKEKEKERRKRPMSQISGVRKLMHSSNLTATTIPRFGVRTDQEELLAKELEDTNKWGLDIFKVAEYSGNRPLTVIMYSIFQERDLMKTFHIPVDTFITYMLTLEDHYHIDVAYHNNIHAADVAQSTHVLLSTPALEAVFTDLEIMAAIFASAIHDVDHPGVSNQFLINTNSELALMYNDASVLENHHLAVGFKLLQEENCDIFQNLSKKQRQSLRKMVIDMVLATDMSKHMNLLADLKTMVETKKVTSLGVLLLDNYSDRIQVLQNMVHCSDLSNPTKPLELYRQWTDRIMVEFFHQGDREREKGMEISPMCDKHTASVEKSQVGFIDFIAHPLWEAWADLVHPDAQAILDTLEDNREWYQSMIPRSPSPPPEEPGVSPATADKFQFELTLDEEEEDDEEEEGESDTELEETESPLDEDNSGCKTPDSESVDTEHLSPGPGDQDSPVTRPRDMDNRQVLEGTLLQDGGGSGRSVSGPEDNQGLCLDTEGNVTFLSLDT from the exons ATGTCCCGCAACTCCTCCATTGCCAGCGACCT CCATGGAGAAGACATGATTGTCACCCCCTTCGCCCAG gTCCTGGCCAGCCTCCGCACCGTCCGCAGCAACCTCACCCATCTCCAGGACCGCTCTGGCAGCAA ACGAGCATCAAGCAGCAGCCTGCCCTCCGGGAGCAAGGCCAGCCTGGCCG CAGAGGATGCCCACCAGAAGCTCTCACGGGAGaccctggaggagctggattGGTGTTTGGAGCAGCTGGAGACACTGCAGACCAGGCACTCAGTCAGCGAGATGGCTTCCAACAAG ttcAAGCGGATGCTGAGCCGGGAGCTGACCCACCTCTCGGAGACGAGCCGCTCCGGGAATCAGGTGTCCGAGTACATCTCCAGCACCTTCCTGG ACAAGCAGCATGAGGTGGAGCTCCCCTCGGCACTGgccaaggagaaggagaaggagaggaggaaacgTCCCATGTCCCAGATCAGTGGTGTCAGGAAGCTCATGCACAGCTCCAACCTCACCGCCACCACCATCCCCCGCTTCGGGGTGAGGACGGACCAGGAAGAGCTGTTGGCCAAG GAACTGGAGGACACCAACAAATGGGGGCTCGACATCTTCAAAGTCGCTGAGTACTCGGGGAACCGCCCGCTGACGGTCATCATGTACAGCATCTTCCAG gAGCGTGACCTGATGAAGACCTTCCACATCCCCGTTGACACCTTCATCACCTACATGCTGACCCTGGAGGATCACTACCACATTGACGTGGCCTACCACAACAACATCCACGCTGCTGACGTGGCGCAGTCCACCCATGTCCTCCTCTCCACGCCTGCTCTGGAG GCTGTCTTCACAGACCTGGAGATCATGGCTGCCATCTTCGCCAGCGCCATCCACGATGTCGACCACCCTGGGGTCTCCAACCAGTTCCTCATCAATACCA ACTCGGAGCTGGCGCTGATGTACAACGATGCCTCGGTGCTGGAGAACCACCACCTGGCTGTGGGCTTCAAGCTTCTCCAGGAGGAAAACTGTGACATCTTCCAAAACCTCAGCAAGAAGCAGAGGCAGTCGCTCCGTAAAATGGTCATCGACATG GTCCTGGCCACAGATATGTCCAAGCACATGAACCTGCTGGCAGATTTGAAAACCATGGTGGAGACCAAGAAGGTGACCAGcctgggggtgctgctgctggataACTATTCTGACCGGATCCAG GTTCTGCAGAACATGGTGCATTGCTCCGACCTCAGCAACCCCACGAAACCACTGGAGCTCTACCGGCAGTGGACTGATCGGATCATGGTGGAGTTCTTCCACCAGGGAGACcgggagagggagaaggggatggagatcAGCCCCATGTGTGACAAGCACACAGCCTCTGTGGAGAAGTCCCAG GTGGGCTTCATCGACTTCATCGCCCACCCCCTGTGGGAGGCATGGGCTGACCTGGTGCACCCTGATGCCCAAGCGATCCTGGACACGCTGGAGGACAACCGGGAGTGGTACCAGAGCATGATCCCACGCAGCCCATCCCCACCACCTGAGGAACCTGGGGTGTCCCCTGCCACCGCCGACAAGTTCCAGTTTGAGCTGACACtggacgaggaggaggaggacgacgaggaggaggaaggagagtcAGACACGGAGCTGGAAGAGACTGAGAGCCCCTTGGATGAGGACAACAGCGGCTGCAAGACACCAGACTCAGAGTCTGTTGACACTGAGCACCTGTCACCTGGCCCTGGGGACCAGGATTCGCCTGTCACCCGCCCCAGGGACATGGACAACCGTCAGGTGCTGGAGGGGACACTGCTGCAGGACGGTGGTGGCAGTGGGCGCTCGGTGTCAGGGCCCGAGGACAACCAGGGGCTGTGCCTGGACACAGAGGGCAATGTCACATTCCTGTCCCTGGACACGTAG
- the PDE4C gene encoding cAMP-specific 3',5'-cyclic phosphodiesterase 4C isoform X4 yields MLPCSRCPSRRHSCIGFDLENGPSGRGAADPQASPGAGLVLQGSFPHGQRRESFLYRSDSDYDLSPKAMSRNSSIASDLHGEDMIVTPFAQVLASLRTVRSNLTHLQDRSGSKRASSSSLPSGSKASLAAEDAHQKLSRETLEELDWCLEQLETLQTRHSVSEMASNKFKRMLSRELTHLSETSRSGNQVSEYISSTFLDKQHEVELPSALAKEKEKERRKRPMSQISGVRKLMHSSNLTATTIPRFGVRTDQEELLAKELEDTNKWGLDIFKVAEYSGNRPLTVIMYSIFQERDLMKTFHIPVDTFITYMLTLEDHYHIDVAYHNNIHAADVAQSTHVLLSTPALEAVFTDLEIMAAIFASAIHDVDHPGVSNQFLINTNSELALMYNDASVLENHHLAVGFKLLQEENCDIFQNLSKKQRQSLRKMVIDMVLATDMSKHMNLLADLKTMVETKKVTSLGVLLLDNYSDRIQVLQNMVHCSDLSNPTKPLELYRQWTDRIMVEFFHQGDREREKGMEISPMCDKHTASVEKSQVGFIDFIAHPLWEAWADLVHPDAQAILDTLEDNREWYQSMIPRSPSPPPEEPGVSPATADKFQFELTLDEEEEDDEEEEGESDTELEETESPLDEDNSGCKTPDSESVDTEHLSPGPGDQDSPVTRPRDMDNRQVLEGTLLQDGGGSGRSVSGPEDNQGLCLDTEGNVTFLSLDT; encoded by the exons ATGCTGCCGTGCAGCCGGTGCCCGTCCCGGAGACATTCCTGCATCGG ATTCGACCTGGAGAATGGCCCCTCGGGCCGGGGAGCAGCGGACCCCCAGGCCAGCCCGGGCGCGGGGCTGGTCCTGCAGGGCTCCTTCCCCCATGGCCAGCGCCGGGAATCCTTCCTCTACCGCTCCGACAGCGACTACGATCTGTCCCCAAAAGCCATGTCCCGCAACTCCTCCATTGCCAGCGACCT CCATGGAGAAGACATGATTGTCACCCCCTTCGCCCAG gTCCTGGCCAGCCTCCGCACCGTCCGCAGCAACCTCACCCATCTCCAGGACCGCTCTGGCAGCAA ACGAGCATCAAGCAGCAGCCTGCCCTCCGGGAGCAAGGCCAGCCTGGCCG CAGAGGATGCCCACCAGAAGCTCTCACGGGAGaccctggaggagctggattGGTGTTTGGAGCAGCTGGAGACACTGCAGACCAGGCACTCAGTCAGCGAGATGGCTTCCAACAAG ttcAAGCGGATGCTGAGCCGGGAGCTGACCCACCTCTCGGAGACGAGCCGCTCCGGGAATCAGGTGTCCGAGTACATCTCCAGCACCTTCCTGG ACAAGCAGCATGAGGTGGAGCTCCCCTCGGCACTGgccaaggagaaggagaaggagaggaggaaacgTCCCATGTCCCAGATCAGTGGTGTCAGGAAGCTCATGCACAGCTCCAACCTCACCGCCACCACCATCCCCCGCTTCGGGGTGAGGACGGACCAGGAAGAGCTGTTGGCCAAG GAACTGGAGGACACCAACAAATGGGGGCTCGACATCTTCAAAGTCGCTGAGTACTCGGGGAACCGCCCGCTGACGGTCATCATGTACAGCATCTTCCAG gAGCGTGACCTGATGAAGACCTTCCACATCCCCGTTGACACCTTCATCACCTACATGCTGACCCTGGAGGATCACTACCACATTGACGTGGCCTACCACAACAACATCCACGCTGCTGACGTGGCGCAGTCCACCCATGTCCTCCTCTCCACGCCTGCTCTGGAG GCTGTCTTCACAGACCTGGAGATCATGGCTGCCATCTTCGCCAGCGCCATCCACGATGTCGACCACCCTGGGGTCTCCAACCAGTTCCTCATCAATACCA ACTCGGAGCTGGCGCTGATGTACAACGATGCCTCGGTGCTGGAGAACCACCACCTGGCTGTGGGCTTCAAGCTTCTCCAGGAGGAAAACTGTGACATCTTCCAAAACCTCAGCAAGAAGCAGAGGCAGTCGCTCCGTAAAATGGTCATCGACATG GTCCTGGCCACAGATATGTCCAAGCACATGAACCTGCTGGCAGATTTGAAAACCATGGTGGAGACCAAGAAGGTGACCAGcctgggggtgctgctgctggataACTATTCTGACCGGATCCAG GTTCTGCAGAACATGGTGCATTGCTCCGACCTCAGCAACCCCACGAAACCACTGGAGCTCTACCGGCAGTGGACTGATCGGATCATGGTGGAGTTCTTCCACCAGGGAGACcgggagagggagaaggggatggagatcAGCCCCATGTGTGACAAGCACACAGCCTCTGTGGAGAAGTCCCAG GTGGGCTTCATCGACTTCATCGCCCACCCCCTGTGGGAGGCATGGGCTGACCTGGTGCACCCTGATGCCCAAGCGATCCTGGACACGCTGGAGGACAACCGGGAGTGGTACCAGAGCATGATCCCACGCAGCCCATCCCCACCACCTGAGGAACCTGGGGTGTCCCCTGCCACCGCCGACAAGTTCCAGTTTGAGCTGACACtggacgaggaggaggaggacgacgaggaggaggaaggagagtcAGACACGGAGCTGGAAGAGACTGAGAGCCCCTTGGATGAGGACAACAGCGGCTGCAAGACACCAGACTCAGAGTCTGTTGACACTGAGCACCTGTCACCTGGCCCTGGGGACCAGGATTCGCCTGTCACCCGCCCCAGGGACATGGACAACCGTCAGGTGCTGGAGGGGACACTGCTGCAGGACGGTGGTGGCAGTGGGCGCTCGGTGTCAGGGCCCGAGGACAACCAGGGGCTGTGCCTGGACACAGAGGGCAATGTCACATTCCTGTCCCTGGACACGTAG
- the PDE4C gene encoding cAMP-specific 3',5'-cyclic phosphodiesterase 4C isoform X7, with the protein MSRNSSIASDLHGEDMIVTPFAQVLASLRTVRSNLTHLQDRSGSKRASSSSLPSGSKASLAEDAHQKLSRETLEELDWCLEQLETLQTRHSVSEMASNKFKRMLSRELTHLSETSRSGNQVSEYISSTFLDKQHEVELPSALAKEKEKERRKRPMSQISGVRKLMHSSNLTATTIPRFGVRTDQEELLAKELEDTNKWGLDIFKVAEYSGNRPLTVIMYSIFQERDLMKTFHIPVDTFITYMLTLEDHYHIDVAYHNNIHAADVAQSTHVLLSTPALEAVFTDLEIMAAIFASAIHDVDHPGVSNQFLINTNSELALMYNDASVLENHHLAVGFKLLQEENCDIFQNLSKKQRQSLRKMVIDMVLATDMSKHMNLLADLKTMVETKKVTSLGVLLLDNYSDRIQVLQNMVHCSDLSNPTKPLELYRQWTDRIMVEFFHQGDREREKGMEISPMCDKHTASVEKSQVGFIDFIAHPLWEAWADLVHPDAQAILDTLEDNREWYQSMIPRSPSPPPEEPGVSPATADKFQFELTLDEEEEDDEEEEGESDTELEETESPLDEDNSGCKTPDSESVDTEHLSPGPGDQDSPVTRPRDMDNRQVLEGTLLQDGGGSGRSVSGPEDNQGLCLDTEGNVTFLSLDT; encoded by the exons ATGTCCCGCAACTCCTCCATTGCCAGCGACCT CCATGGAGAAGACATGATTGTCACCCCCTTCGCCCAG gTCCTGGCCAGCCTCCGCACCGTCCGCAGCAACCTCACCCATCTCCAGGACCGCTCTGGCAGCAA ACGAGCATCAAGCAGCAGCCTGCCCTCCGGGAGCAAGGCCAGCCTGGCCG AGGATGCCCACCAGAAGCTCTCACGGGAGaccctggaggagctggattGGTGTTTGGAGCAGCTGGAGACACTGCAGACCAGGCACTCAGTCAGCGAGATGGCTTCCAACAAG ttcAAGCGGATGCTGAGCCGGGAGCTGACCCACCTCTCGGAGACGAGCCGCTCCGGGAATCAGGTGTCCGAGTACATCTCCAGCACCTTCCTGG ACAAGCAGCATGAGGTGGAGCTCCCCTCGGCACTGgccaaggagaaggagaaggagaggaggaaacgTCCCATGTCCCAGATCAGTGGTGTCAGGAAGCTCATGCACAGCTCCAACCTCACCGCCACCACCATCCCCCGCTTCGGGGTGAGGACGGACCAGGAAGAGCTGTTGGCCAAG GAACTGGAGGACACCAACAAATGGGGGCTCGACATCTTCAAAGTCGCTGAGTACTCGGGGAACCGCCCGCTGACGGTCATCATGTACAGCATCTTCCAG gAGCGTGACCTGATGAAGACCTTCCACATCCCCGTTGACACCTTCATCACCTACATGCTGACCCTGGAGGATCACTACCACATTGACGTGGCCTACCACAACAACATCCACGCTGCTGACGTGGCGCAGTCCACCCATGTCCTCCTCTCCACGCCTGCTCTGGAG GCTGTCTTCACAGACCTGGAGATCATGGCTGCCATCTTCGCCAGCGCCATCCACGATGTCGACCACCCTGGGGTCTCCAACCAGTTCCTCATCAATACCA ACTCGGAGCTGGCGCTGATGTACAACGATGCCTCGGTGCTGGAGAACCACCACCTGGCTGTGGGCTTCAAGCTTCTCCAGGAGGAAAACTGTGACATCTTCCAAAACCTCAGCAAGAAGCAGAGGCAGTCGCTCCGTAAAATGGTCATCGACATG GTCCTGGCCACAGATATGTCCAAGCACATGAACCTGCTGGCAGATTTGAAAACCATGGTGGAGACCAAGAAGGTGACCAGcctgggggtgctgctgctggataACTATTCTGACCGGATCCAG GTTCTGCAGAACATGGTGCATTGCTCCGACCTCAGCAACCCCACGAAACCACTGGAGCTCTACCGGCAGTGGACTGATCGGATCATGGTGGAGTTCTTCCACCAGGGAGACcgggagagggagaaggggatggagatcAGCCCCATGTGTGACAAGCACACAGCCTCTGTGGAGAAGTCCCAG GTGGGCTTCATCGACTTCATCGCCCACCCCCTGTGGGAGGCATGGGCTGACCTGGTGCACCCTGATGCCCAAGCGATCCTGGACACGCTGGAGGACAACCGGGAGTGGTACCAGAGCATGATCCCACGCAGCCCATCCCCACCACCTGAGGAACCTGGGGTGTCCCCTGCCACCGCCGACAAGTTCCAGTTTGAGCTGACACtggacgaggaggaggaggacgacgaggaggaggaaggagagtcAGACACGGAGCTGGAAGAGACTGAGAGCCCCTTGGATGAGGACAACAGCGGCTGCAAGACACCAGACTCAGAGTCTGTTGACACTGAGCACCTGTCACCTGGCCCTGGGGACCAGGATTCGCCTGTCACCCGCCCCAGGGACATGGACAACCGTCAGGTGCTGGAGGGGACACTGCTGCAGGACGGTGGTGGCAGTGGGCGCTCGGTGTCAGGGCCCGAGGACAACCAGGGGCTGTGCCTGGACACAGAGGGCAATGTCACATTCCTGTCCCTGGACACGTAG